In a single window of the Deinococcus aerophilus genome:
- a CDS encoding LacI family DNA-binding transcriptional regulator: MTPAKPVRSPSGRITLREVARELGVSVATVSNAYNRPDQLSAELREKILDTARALGYSGPDPLARSLRRGRSGVIGVVYDAPLEYAFADPAAALFLGSVAHAIQDSGLNLLLLAGADDPRADPLAPVVSASVDGFIVYCAADSALLRAVLGRGLPTVLVDQHPGSHDAVGIGIDDATGARQAARHLLDLGHRHIGALCLELGPQRLSGPVSAEREAAVVHRPTAERLRAYRDEVRAVDGARLYPTEAARNTPAEGRARTLELLRAQPQVTAVLCMSDVLAQGALRAAQELDWPVPQRLSVIGYDDLPSSAALNLTTVWQPTADKGRQVGEALLDLLAGRPARELTLPTRLVVRGTTAPAPASPSPTDSP, encoded by the coding sequence ATGACGCCTGCCAAGCCGGTCCGCTCGCCTTCCGGGCGCATCACGTTGCGCGAGGTGGCGCGCGAACTGGGCGTGAGTGTCGCCACGGTGAGCAACGCCTACAACCGTCCGGACCAGCTGTCGGCGGAGCTGCGTGAGAAGATTCTGGACACCGCCCGTGCGCTGGGTTACAGCGGCCCCGATCCGCTGGCGCGCAGCCTGCGGCGCGGACGCAGCGGCGTGATCGGCGTGGTGTACGACGCGCCGCTGGAGTACGCCTTTGCCGATCCCGCCGCCGCCCTGTTCCTGGGCAGTGTGGCGCACGCCATTCAGGACTCGGGGCTGAACCTGCTGTTGCTCGCGGGCGCCGACGATCCGCGCGCCGACCCGCTGGCCCCGGTGGTCAGCGCGAGCGTGGACGGCTTCATCGTGTACTGCGCCGCCGACAGCGCCCTGCTGCGCGCCGTGCTGGGCCGCGGCCTGCCCACCGTACTCGTCGATCAGCACCCGGGGTCCCACGACGCGGTGGGCATCGGAATCGACGACGCCACCGGCGCGCGTCAGGCGGCGCGGCATCTGCTGGACCTCGGGCACCGGCACATCGGCGCGCTGTGCCTGGAACTGGGACCGCAGCGCCTCAGCGGGCCGGTCAGCGCCGAGCGCGAGGCGGCGGTGGTCCACCGGCCGACCGCCGAACGCCTGCGGGCCTACCGTGACGAGGTGCGGGCCGTGGACGGCGCGCGGTTGTACCCCACCGAGGCCGCGCGGAACACCCCCGCCGAGGGCCGGGCGCGCACGCTGGAACTGCTGCGGGCCCAGCCGCAGGTCACGGCGGTGCTGTGCATGAGTGACGTTCTCGCCCAGGGAGCCCTGCGGGCGGCCCAGGAACTGGACTGGCCCGTGCCGCAGCGCCTGAGCGTCATCGGTTACGACGATCTGCCCAGCAGCGCCGCCCTGAACCTGACGACCGTGTGGCAGCCCACCGCCGACAAGGGGCGTCAGGTGGGGGAGGCCCTGCTGGACCTGCTCGCCGGCCGCCCCGCCCGGGAACTGACCCTGCCCACCCGCCTGGTCGTGCGCGGCACCACGGCTCCTGCCCCGGCCAGCCCTTCGCCCACCGACTCGCCGTGA
- a CDS encoding Ppx/GppA phosphatase family protein, with protein MRIAVADVGTNSSHLLIAEALPGKRGGYHVLDTLKDRTRLGECLDAAGALTPEGEDRLASALTAFQELARSAGVAEVQVYATSALREASNGAQVAARMLARTGIYPAVISGEREGELTYHGAAHSVELGEDNVLLDLGGGSLEVVRGDRHGPRDILSLPLGSIRMTRAHLPSASPGRRELAALRGAVRDALAPHAGRFAVGPQTRVILSSGTAEAAARALSAGGAEVGSVNGVGFTLPDLGELLERVRSLRPAARARLPGLERRADTIVGGLAVLHTALELLGAQAVTVSEGALREGMLIEELTRLQAYVGGLSARQRSVFTVAERFGANLAHARQVVALSCGLLDALSAAGEDFPGEARSLLTTAATLHEVGQIVSQSAHHKHSAYLIRHAGLRGFGPREIELIAVVARYHRKSVPRPSHPEFMALPATDRRLASRLAGVLRVADGLDRSHAGNTRLSGLTRRGEEWRLQLTGATPLDLAGARDKADLWTREFGPLVLREG; from the coding sequence ATGAGGATCGCCGTTGCGGACGTGGGGACCAACTCCAGCCACCTGCTGATCGCCGAGGCGCTGCCCGGAAAGCGGGGCGGCTACCACGTCCTCGACACCCTCAAAGACCGCACGCGGCTGGGCGAGTGTCTGGACGCGGCGGGGGCCCTGACGCCCGAGGGCGAGGACCGGCTCGCCTCGGCGCTGACGGCGTTTCAGGAACTGGCGCGCTCGGCGGGCGTCGCCGAGGTGCAGGTGTATGCCACCAGCGCGCTGCGCGAGGCCTCCAACGGCGCGCAGGTTGCGGCGCGGATGCTCGCGCGCACCGGCATCTACCCCGCAGTGATCAGTGGGGAGCGAGAGGGCGAGCTGACGTACCACGGCGCGGCCCACAGCGTGGAACTGGGCGAGGACAACGTGCTGCTGGACCTGGGCGGCGGCAGCCTGGAAGTGGTGCGCGGCGACCGGCACGGCCCGCGCGACATCCTCAGCCTGCCGCTGGGCAGCATCCGCATGACCCGGGCGCACCTACCGTCGGCGTCGCCGGGCCGGCGCGAACTCGCTGCGCTGCGTGGGGCCGTGAGGGACGCGCTGGCCCCCCACGCCGGGCGCTTTGCGGTGGGGCCGCAGACCCGGGTGATTCTCTCCAGCGGCACCGCCGAGGCGGCGGCCAGGGCGCTGAGCGCCGGGGGCGCCGAGGTGGGCAGCGTGAACGGCGTGGGTTTCACGCTGCCCGACCTGGGCGAATTGCTGGAACGGGTGCGGTCCCTGCGGCCCGCCGCCCGCGCCCGACTTCCGGGGCTGGAGCGCCGCGCCGATACCATCGTGGGGGGGCTGGCCGTGCTGCACACGGCGCTGGAACTGCTGGGGGCCCAGGCGGTGACAGTCAGCGAGGGCGCGCTGCGCGAGGGTATGCTGATCGAGGAACTCACGCGCCTGCAGGCGTATGTCGGCGGCCTCAGTGCCCGGCAGCGCAGCGTGTTCACCGTGGCCGAACGCTTCGGGGCCAACCTCGCGCATGCGCGGCAGGTCGTGGCCCTGTCGTGCGGACTGCTCGACGCCCTAAGCGCCGCCGGCGAGGACTTTCCCGGAGAGGCCCGCAGCCTGCTGACCACCGCCGCCACCCTGCACGAGGTCGGCCAGATCGTGTCGCAGAGCGCGCACCACAAGCACAGCGCCTACCTGATCCGTCACGCGGGCCTGCGCGGTTTCGGCCCGCGCGAGATCGAGCTGATCGCCGTTGTGGCCCGCTACCACCGCAAGAGCGTGCCCCGGCCCTCGCACCCCGAGTTCATGGCGCTGCCGGCCACCGACCGCCGCCTCGCCTCGCGGCTGGCAGGTGTGCTGCGGGTCGCCGACGGGCTGGACCGCTCGCACGCGGGCAACACCCGGCTGTCCGGGTTGACGCGCCGCGGCGAAGAGTGGCGGCTGCAGCTCACCGGCGCGACCCCGCTGGATCTGGCCGGCGCCCGCGACAAGGCCGACCTGTGGACCAGGGAATTCGGGCCGCTGGTCCTCAGGGAGGGGTAA
- a CDS encoding MFS transporter encodes MPVSAVPAVPRRAEIARTAVSMMFLINGALFATWAVNIPGVRDALGLSEAQIGGALLAIGLGALVTMPLTGGWTARYGSDRVTWVSAVACMLSLALPFVAPDFWGLVLALTVLGGANGAMDVAMNAQGVTVERRLGRPVLSRLHAYFSLGGVLGAGLGTLLVGRVPMLWHALLVVAVTTVAAALLGRLLLPDPPAENETGSGAELPSHSRPRRIFVTPAVLLLGTLCFLGMLSEGANYDWAALYFRDVLGQAGGRAGMGYTAFVVTMTLGRWFGDRLRTRLGDETIVRVGAAVTALGLGLALLTRDPLVAALGFALSGLGLSNVVPVMYGTAGHALAGRGIAQVATLGYGGFLLGPPVIGFVAQHAGLRPALGVALAAALLIAALGGGAFALVRRRTTATAVHHPGV; translated from the coding sequence GTGCCCGTGTCCGCCGTTCCCGCTGTCCCCCGCCGCGCCGAGATCGCCCGCACCGCCGTCAGCATGATGTTCCTGATCAACGGCGCGCTGTTCGCCACCTGGGCGGTCAACATCCCGGGCGTGCGCGACGCCCTGGGCCTCAGCGAGGCGCAGATCGGGGGAGCGCTGCTCGCCATCGGGCTGGGTGCGCTGGTGACCATGCCGCTCACCGGCGGCTGGACCGCGCGCTACGGCAGCGACCGGGTCACGTGGGTGTCGGCGGTGGCCTGCATGCTGTCGCTGGCGCTGCCCTTTGTGGCACCGGACTTCTGGGGACTGGTGCTGGCCCTGACCGTTCTGGGAGGAGCCAACGGCGCCATGGACGTTGCCATGAACGCCCAGGGCGTGACGGTGGAACGCCGCCTGGGACGGCCGGTGCTCAGCCGCCTGCACGCCTATTTCAGTCTGGGCGGGGTGCTGGGCGCGGGACTGGGCACGCTGCTGGTGGGCCGCGTGCCCATGCTGTGGCACGCACTGCTCGTCGTGGCGGTCACCACCGTGGCCGCCGCGCTGCTGGGCCGGCTGCTGCTGCCCGACCCGCCCGCCGAGAACGAAACCGGTTCAGGGGCAGAGCTCCCCTCCCACTCCCGGCCACGCCGCATCTTCGTCACGCCCGCCGTGCTGCTGCTGGGCACGCTGTGCTTTCTGGGCATGCTGTCTGAGGGAGCCAACTACGACTGGGCGGCGCTGTACTTCCGGGACGTGCTGGGGCAGGCGGGCGGACGGGCGGGGATGGGCTACACCGCCTTCGTGGTGACCATGACGCTGGGACGCTGGTTCGGCGACCGCCTGCGGACGCGGCTGGGCGACGAGACCATCGTGCGCGTCGGGGCGGCGGTCACGGCGCTGGGACTGGGACTGGCGTTGCTCACCCGTGACCCGCTGGTGGCCGCGCTGGGCTTTGCCCTTTCGGGCCTGGGCCTGAGCAACGTCGTGCCGGTGATGTACGGCACGGCGGGACACGCCCTGGCCGGACGCGGCATCGCGCAGGTCGCCACCCTGGGCTACGGGGGTTTTCTGCTGGGACCGCCGGTAATCGGCTTCGTGGCCCAGCACGCTGGCCTGCGTCCGGCGCTGGGAGTGGCGCTGGCCGCAGCGCTGCTGATCGCTGCCCTGGGCGGTGGGGCCTTTGCCCTGGTGCGCCGCCGGACCACGGCCACGGCGGTCCACCATCCCGGTGTCTGA
- a CDS encoding GGDEF domain-containing protein, which translates to MRRRIYLGIAGGGMIVQVVVWVLNLQRAYPDVVTLYSNPVFFAMSSWNLFWLYTRRPIETVYAVALAVCGAVIVARAVVTPLQGGPALLTSLEDLYWLLVIVSIVSFLMLNYRRAIAVTAGFYLLGVALPWAVMALNNVDFFQAARLAQIQLLCGMVLATLWSLAWYREHFVLERQALLMTERLANTDALTGLNNRHALYPLLDQKHDRGGALLLLDIDHFKAVNDRLGHSAGDEVLRRVAATLRRSLRDAELLGRWGGEEFLVMLPGVRPQEALQRAEHLRRAVAAQTDPPEQAVTISVGIGLIGAGEGMSAGMSRADDALYTAKQQGRNRVWVSEPARSAPQPARRRGADQERSASGS; encoded by the coding sequence ATGCGCCGCCGCATTTACCTGGGCATTGCCGGCGGGGGGATGATCGTTCAGGTGGTGGTCTGGGTGCTCAACCTGCAGCGGGCCTACCCGGACGTGGTGACGCTGTACTCCAACCCGGTCTTCTTTGCCATGTCGTCATGGAACCTGTTCTGGCTGTACACCCGCCGGCCCATCGAAACCGTTTACGCGGTGGCGCTGGCCGTGTGCGGCGCAGTGATCGTGGCGCGGGCGGTGGTGACGCCGCTGCAGGGGGGCCCGGCCCTGCTCACCTCGCTCGAGGACCTGTACTGGCTGCTAGTCATCGTCTCCATCGTCTCGTTCCTGATGCTCAATTACCGTCGGGCCATCGCCGTCACGGCCGGGTTTTACCTGCTGGGGGTGGCGCTGCCGTGGGCCGTGATGGCCCTGAACAATGTGGACTTTTTCCAGGCAGCGCGTCTGGCACAGATTCAGCTGCTGTGCGGCATGGTCCTGGCGACCCTGTGGAGTCTGGCGTGGTACCGCGAACATTTCGTGCTGGAACGTCAGGCCCTGCTGATGACCGAGCGCTTGGCCAACACCGACGCCCTGACCGGCCTGAACAACCGCCACGCCCTGTATCCGTTGCTGGACCAGAAGCATGACCGGGGAGGAGCGCTGCTGCTGCTCGACATCGATCACTTCAAGGCCGTCAACGACCGCCTGGGACACAGCGCCGGGGACGAGGTGCTGCGCCGGGTGGCCGCGACCCTGCGGCGGTCCCTGCGCGACGCCGAGTTGTTGGGGCGCTGGGGCGGCGAGGAGTTCTTGGTGATGCTGCCGGGCGTCCGGCCACAGGAGGCGCTGCAGCGGGCCGAACACCTGCGCCGGGCAGTGGCCGCTCAGACCGACCCGCCCGAACAGGCCGTGACCATCAGCGTGGGCATCGGCCTGATCGGGGCCGGAGAGGGCATGTCCGCCGGGATGTCCCGCGCCGATGACGCGCTGTACACGGCCAAGCAGCAGGGGCGCAACCGGGTGTGGGTCTCGGAACCGGCGCGGTCCGCGCCACAGCCGGCGCGGCGGCGTGGCGCCGATCAGGAACGCTCGGCGTCCGGCTCCTGA
- a CDS encoding ferritin-like domain-containing protein → MSNPTNEKILNRRKFLGAAGAVGAGTLLAGCAPGVMGGAMAAGGVAKPNLDATIFNFALNLEYLEAAFYLAAVGRLQELDAVGGNSSKVILPAGFSGRNGAGIKFESADVAAYANEIASDELAHVRVIRKVLGAAAVPQPTLDLGPAFAAAGNAASGGAITGFNPFANDLFFLHGAFIFEDVGVSAYKGAARLLTDTSAGGNLENAAGILAVEAYHAGQIRTLLYQQRNTQVTPALKVSDVVAAISNLRDSVDGASDVDQGILDAAGGANVVLADANSIAYSRTPRQVGNIVFLGVNATKGGFYPEGLSGDFSAILAL, encoded by the coding sequence ATGAGCAACCCCACCAACGAGAAGATCCTGAACCGCCGCAAATTCCTGGGGGCCGCCGGCGCAGTCGGCGCAGGCACCCTGCTGGCGGGCTGTGCTCCCGGCGTGATGGGCGGCGCGATGGCGGCCGGCGGCGTGGCCAAGCCCAACCTCGACGCCACCATCTTCAACTTTGCCCTGAACCTGGAGTATTTGGAAGCCGCCTTCTACCTGGCCGCCGTGGGCCGCCTGCAGGAGCTGGACGCCGTGGGCGGCAACAGCAGCAAGGTCATCCTGCCCGCCGGCTTCAGCGGCAGGAACGGCGCGGGCATCAAGTTCGAGTCGGCGGACGTGGCAGCCTATGCCAACGAGATCGCCTCGGACGAGCTGGCCCACGTGCGCGTGATCCGCAAGGTGCTGGGCGCGGCGGCCGTGCCCCAGCCCACGCTGGACCTGGGTCCGGCCTTTGCGGCGGCCGGCAACGCGGCCTCGGGCGGGGCCATCACCGGCTTTAACCCCTTTGCCAACGACCTGTTCTTCCTGCACGGCGCGTTCATCTTCGAGGACGTGGGCGTCAGCGCCTACAAGGGCGCGGCCCGGTTGCTCACCGACACCTCGGCGGGCGGCAACCTGGAAAACGCGGCCGGTATTCTGGCCGTCGAGGCGTATCACGCCGGCCAGATCCGCACCCTGCTCTACCAGCAGCGCAACACCCAGGTTACCCCTGCCCTGAAGGTCAGCGACGTGGTTGCGGCCATCAGCAACCTGCGCGACAGCGTGGACGGTGCCAGCGACGTCGATCAGGGCATCCTGGACGCGGCGGGCGGCGCGAATGTCGTTCTGGCCGACGCCAATTCCATCGCCTACAGCCGCACCCCCCGTCAGGTGGGCAACATCGTGTTCCTGGGCGTGAACGCCACCAAGGGCGGCTTCTACCCCGAGGGCCTGAGCGGCGACTTCAGCGCCATCCTGGCCCTGTAG
- a CDS encoding MarR family winged helix-turn-helix transcriptional regulator has protein sequence MSLNEGSMGMAQAPTPDLHSPEVQFLTALWDTWQALVAAGAAQLEARHALDLRGFIALSYLQTGPQQPAELARHLGIARYEVSRTLAALDGLGAVTRERGGTDARGVTVRITPAGRDRWAAALQTVRAVTGPSLAGLSPASASQLTQSLQTVAHAARQERSP, from the coding sequence ATGAGTCTGAACGAAGGGTCCATGGGCATGGCGCAGGCGCCCACACCAGACCTGCACTCTCCCGAGGTGCAGTTTCTGACGGCCCTGTGGGACACCTGGCAGGCCCTCGTGGCTGCCGGAGCGGCGCAACTGGAGGCGAGGCACGCCCTGGATCTGCGCGGCTTCATCGCGCTGTCCTACCTGCAGACGGGACCGCAGCAGCCGGCAGAGCTGGCGCGTCATCTCGGCATTGCGCGCTATGAGGTCAGTCGGACGCTCGCGGCGCTCGACGGACTGGGAGCGGTCACGCGCGAGCGCGGCGGAACCGATGCCCGTGGCGTCACCGTTCGCATCACCCCGGCGGGCCGCGACCGCTGGGCGGCGGCGCTGCAGACCGTCCGCGCGGTGACGGGTCCGTCCCTGGCCGGCCTGTCCCCGGCGAGCGCTTCCCAGCTGACCCAGTCCCTTCAGACCGTCGCGCACGCTGCGCGCCAGGAGCGTTCCCCATGA
- the ahbA gene encoding siroheme decarboxylase subunit alpha, which produces MTVTPPAPEAAPAAPSVTAREQLLNRIQKDIPIVQRPYRVIAEEVGLSEHEALDILREVKAEGVLRQVSAIFDTRTLGYQSSLVAAVHDEDQLDAGAEIVNGHPGVSHNYKRNHDFNLWYTIAVPPESDLEAHVQKLHELSGARLTRLMPTLHLFKIGVEFDMTGKEDWNAKAKPQYTSEQRNIGYAVTELDKAFVVEFQKDLPVTEEPYADACAALGLSIDEVAAHAAKMKAAGALRRVSAVFRHQKAGFTFNAMGVWAIAQENVAEVGRQMAEFKAVSHCYLRPTYPEWPYTIFTMVHGRSKEEAFGKISAIEQEVANGVDHAILYSTKEYKKIRLEFYKPEFYEWEQQHLGTQNTVTS; this is translated from the coding sequence ATGACCGTCACCCCTCCTGCCCCTGAGGCTGCGCCCGCCGCTCCGTCCGTCACGGCGCGTGAACAGCTGCTCAACCGCATCCAGAAAGACATTCCCATCGTGCAGCGTCCCTACCGCGTCATCGCCGAGGAGGTGGGGCTGAGCGAGCACGAGGCCCTGGACATCCTGCGCGAGGTGAAGGCCGAGGGCGTGCTGCGTCAGGTCAGCGCCATCTTCGACACCCGCACGCTGGGCTACCAGAGCAGTCTGGTCGCAGCCGTCCACGACGAGGACCAGCTGGACGCGGGCGCCGAGATCGTGAACGGGCATCCCGGCGTGAGCCACAACTACAAGCGCAACCACGACTTCAACCTGTGGTACACGATTGCCGTGCCGCCCGAGAGCGACCTGGAAGCGCATGTCCAGAAGCTGCACGAGCTGAGCGGCGCGCGCCTGACCCGCCTGATGCCCACGCTGCACCTGTTCAAGATCGGCGTGGAGTTCGACATGACCGGCAAGGAGGACTGGAACGCCAAGGCCAAGCCCCAGTACACCTCCGAGCAGCGCAACATCGGTTACGCGGTGACCGAGCTGGACAAGGCCTTTGTGGTGGAGTTCCAGAAGGATCTGCCCGTGACCGAGGAGCCCTATGCGGACGCCTGCGCCGCACTGGGCCTGAGCATTGACGAGGTCGCCGCCCACGCCGCGAAGATGAAGGCCGCCGGAGCCCTGAGGCGCGTCTCGGCCGTGTTCCGCCACCAGAAGGCGGGCTTTACCTTCAACGCGATGGGCGTGTGGGCCATTGCGCAGGAGAACGTGGCTGAGGTGGGCCGTCAGATGGCCGAGTTCAAGGCCGTGTCTCACTGTTACCTGCGCCCTACCTACCCCGAGTGGCCCTACACCATCTTCACGATGGTCCACGGACGCAGCAAGGAAGAGGCGTTCGGCAAGATCAGCGCCATCGAGCAGGAAGTGGCGAACGGGGTGGACCACGCCATTCTGTACTCCACCAAGGAATACAAGAAGATCCGGCTGGAGTTCTACAAACCCGAGTTCTACGAGTGGGAACAACAGCACCTGGGGACGCAGAACACCGTCACGTCCTGA
- a CDS encoding MarC family protein: protein MNVTEVSSIALQTFLTMLVVMDPIGLAPIFIGLAGNRPSFERRKVALKAALVAGGIILVFGLVGRALLEHLGISLSAFRVAGGILLFLIALDMVFARPSGSKETPEEEQEAHERQDISVFPLAIPLIAGPGTLASIMIQANTAHGSPLLLTVVFLVTGFVLLLCYLALRLSGQIARVIGVTGVHVVTRVLGVLLGALAVQYVADGVLELFRGGMRTG from the coding sequence GTGAACGTGACCGAGGTCTCCAGCATCGCGCTGCAAACTTTTCTGACCATGCTGGTGGTCATGGACCCCATCGGCCTCGCGCCCATCTTCATCGGGCTGGCCGGCAACCGGCCCAGTTTCGAGCGGCGCAAGGTGGCCCTCAAGGCCGCGCTGGTGGCCGGGGGCATCATCCTGGTGTTCGGGCTGGTGGGCCGGGCGCTGCTCGAACACCTGGGCATCAGCCTCAGCGCCTTCCGGGTCGCGGGCGGCATCCTGCTGTTTCTCATCGCGCTGGACATGGTATTTGCGCGGCCCAGCGGCAGCAAGGAAACCCCCGAGGAGGAGCAGGAGGCCCATGAACGCCAAGACATCAGCGTGTTTCCGCTGGCGATTCCGCTGATCGCCGGTCCCGGCACGCTGGCGTCCATCATGATCCAGGCCAACACCGCGCACGGCAGTCCGCTGCTGCTGACGGTGGTTTTTCTGGTCACGGGCTTCGTGCTGCTGCTGTGCTACCTCGCCCTGCGGCTGAGCGGCCAGATTGCCCGCGTGATCGGCGTGACCGGCGTGCATGTGGTCACGCGGGTGCTGGGGGTGCTGCTGGGCGCCCTGGCGGTGCAGTACGTGGCCGACGGCGTACTGGAACTGTTCCGGGGTGGAATGCGTACAGGCTGA
- the sufU gene encoding Fe-S cluster assembly sulfur transfer protein SufU, translated as MLPEALARQIIEDHRRRPRHTGELPGVPGMSRENPGCGDTVTVWAEVRGGHLAALHFSGRGCAISQSAASLMTVALHGQPLERAREVAAAYRRTILGEAEPDPALGDLLALAGVSRLHARRRCALLAWDALEDALNQTSSQPQEPDAERS; from the coding sequence GTGCTGCCCGAGGCGCTGGCCCGGCAGATCATCGAGGACCACCGGCGGCGACCCCGTCACACCGGGGAGTTGCCGGGAGTGCCGGGGATGTCCCGCGAGAACCCCGGTTGCGGCGACACCGTGACCGTCTGGGCCGAGGTGCGCGGAGGGCATCTGGCCGCCCTGCACTTTAGCGGACGCGGCTGTGCCATCAGTCAGTCGGCGGCGAGCCTGATGACCGTGGCCCTGCACGGCCAGCCGCTGGAGCGGGCACGTGAGGTGGCCGCCGCCTACCGCCGCACGATCCTGGGCGAGGCCGAGCCCGACCCGGCCCTGGGTGACCTGCTCGCCCTGGCCGGGGTCAGCCGGCTGCACGCCCGGCGCAGGTGTGCGCTGCTCGCCTGGGACGCTCTGGAGGACGCGCTGAATCAGACTTCTTCTCAGCCTCAGGAGCCGGACGCCGAGCGTTCCTGA
- a CDS encoding HNH endonuclease gives MTIKGVRGEEDGQPARVVAGPRVVADLNAPRVLVLNASYEPLHVTSTKRAITLLQYGVAEVLEDSGDVIRSPSTVLSVPSVIRLRRYIRRPRVHPVPFNRRNVLRRDTFACQYCGSEGDLTLDHVMPRSRGGRHNWDNVVTACRGCNQRKGNRTPDEAGMPLRVPPHAPTFGVYAHGQFAHWQPEWARYIH, from the coding sequence ATGACAATCAAGGGCGTGAGGGGGGAAGAGGACGGACAACCAGCTCGTGTGGTTGCGGGACCCCGCGTGGTGGCAGACCTGAATGCGCCGCGTGTGCTGGTGCTGAACGCATCCTACGAACCGCTGCATGTCACAAGCACCAAGCGGGCCATCACGTTGCTGCAGTACGGCGTGGCCGAGGTGCTTGAGGACAGCGGCGACGTAATCCGCTCGCCGAGCACGGTGCTGAGCGTGCCCAGCGTGATCCGGCTGCGCCGCTACATCCGTCGTCCGCGCGTGCATCCGGTGCCCTTTAACCGCCGCAACGTCCTGCGGCGCGACACCTTTGCCTGCCAGTACTGCGGCTCGGAGGGCGACCTGACCCTCGACCACGTCATGCCCCGTTCGCGCGGCGGGCGGCACAACTGGGACAACGTGGTGACCGCGTGCCGGGGCTGCAACCAGCGCAAGGGCAACCGCACGCCCGATGAGGCCGGCATGCCGCTGCGGGTGCCGCCGCACGCCCCCACCTTCGGCGTCTATGCCCACGGCCAGTTCGCCCACTGGCAGCCGGAATGGGCCCGCTACATCCACTGA
- a CDS encoding M20 family metallopeptidase, with protein MTAIQERMETLRDQLVAWRRHLHMNPEVGFHEHETSAYIEAELRKMPGLSVTRPTETSVLAVLKGGQPGRTLLLRADIDALPITEENTFEFASKNPGVMHACGHDGHTAILLGVAKLLSDHPGDVPGEVRMIFQHAEEIGPGGAEELVMQTGLMDGVDLVTGLHLNSQLPAGMVAVKPGPFMAAPDMLELTIQGRGGHGAHPEEAIDPIAVGAQVVTNLQHIVSRGVAALDPLVISITSFHSGTTHNVIPDRAEMMGTVRTFDAGLRQRAPQLIERVVKGVCDAHGATYELKYEFGYRALINTDWVAQQLKDIALETVGPEHFRDASPTMGGEDFSAYLQKAPGAYFNVGSGSDEHDSRWPHHHPRFTIDEASLETGVRMLHAAALRLSLPE; from the coding sequence ATGACGGCAATTCAGGAGAGGATGGAGACGCTGCGGGACCAGCTGGTGGCGTGGCGGCGGCACCTGCACATGAATCCGGAGGTGGGCTTTCACGAGCACGAGACGTCCGCCTACATCGAGGCCGAACTCAGGAAAATGCCGGGCCTGAGCGTCACGCGCCCCACCGAGACCAGCGTGCTCGCCGTCCTGAAAGGCGGCCAGCCGGGACGCACCCTGCTGCTGCGCGCCGATATTGACGCGCTGCCCATCACCGAGGAGAACACCTTCGAGTTCGCCTCGAAAAATCCGGGCGTGATGCACGCCTGCGGGCACGACGGCCACACCGCCATTTTGCTGGGTGTGGCCAAACTGCTCTCCGACCATCCGGGCGACGTGCCCGGCGAGGTCCGCATGATCTTCCAGCACGCCGAGGAGATCGGGCCCGGCGGCGCAGAGGAACTGGTCATGCAGACCGGCCTGATGGACGGAGTGGACCTCGTGACCGGGCTGCACCTGAACAGCCAGCTCCCCGCCGGCATGGTGGCGGTCAAGCCGGGGCCGTTCATGGCCGCGCCCGACATGCTTGAACTCACCATCCAGGGCCGGGGCGGGCACGGCGCACACCCGGAAGAGGCCATTGATCCCATCGCGGTGGGCGCACAGGTGGTTACCAACCTGCAGCACATCGTCAGCCGGGGGGTCGCCGCCCTGGACCCGCTGGTGATCAGCATCACGTCGTTCCACAGCGGCACGACCCACAACGTGATTCCCGACCGTGCCGAGATGATGGGCACGGTGCGGACCTTCGACGCCGGGCTGCGCCAGCGTGCGCCGCAGCTGATCGAGCGCGTGGTCAAGGGCGTGTGCGACGCCCACGGCGCGACCTACGAGCTGAAGTACGAATTCGGCTACCGCGCCCTGATCAACACCGATTGGGTGGCGCAGCAGCTCAAGGACATCGCGCTGGAAACCGTGGGTCCCGAACACTTCCGCGACGCCAGCCCCACCATGGGCGGCGAGGACTTCAGCGCGTACCTGCAAAAGGCTCCCGGAGCGTACTTCAACGTCGGCTCGGGCAGCGACGAGCACGACAGCCGCTGGCCGCACCACCACCCGCGCTTCACCATCGACGAGGCCAGCCTGGAAACCGGCGTGCGCATGCTGCACGCCGCCGCGCTGCGCCTGAGCCTGCCGGAATAA
- a CDS encoding Lrp/AsnC family transcriptional regulator, protein MVTAIVMVQADRSRVQETAEALAGIPSVREVYSVTGEWDIVAILKLAEYDQLDNVVTGHLRKVEGILRTQTMLAFRTYNEALLDQGFGVGLDEGRSDGPG, encoded by the coding sequence ATGGTAACGGCCATCGTGATGGTGCAGGCGGACCGCTCGCGCGTGCAGGAAACTGCCGAGGCCCTGGCCGGCATTCCCAGCGTGCGCGAGGTGTACAGCGTCACCGGCGAGTGGGACATCGTGGCGATCCTCAAGCTCGCCGAATACGACCAGCTCGACAACGTGGTCACCGGGCACCTGCGCAAGGTCGAGGGCATCCTGCGCACCCAGACCATGCTCGCCTTCCGCACCTACAACGAGGCACTGCTCGACCAGGGCTTCGGCGTGGGCCTGGACGAGGGGCGCAGCGACGGCCCCGGCTGA